Genomic segment of Deltaproteobacteria bacterium:
CACCAGCAACTCGGGAATGGCCACGGTCAACGGATGAATCGAGCCCGCGAGGCCCCACAGGGTGCCGGGCATGATCAGCGTGGCGGAGCCGGAGAAGACCGAACAGGTCGCCGGCAGCGCGCGCACGAAGGCGAGCTGCTGCTCCAGCGGGATGAACGACATCTTGATGCCGCAGGCCTCGGGCACCTCCTCGCACAGCCGCTTGGTCCACGGCGCGGTCATGCGATAGCCGCTGTTCACCGCGTTGTTGTAGATGAACATCGGGTACTGGATGGCCTCGTAGACCTTGACGTAGTGATCCAGCACCTCGTCGTCGAGATGGTCGAAGTAGTACGGCGGCACAACGCCCACCACGTCGGCGCCCTTGTCCTTGGCGTCCTTGGCGAGGTCGATGGTGGTAGGGGTGTCCGCCGTGCCCGCGTGGATCACCACCGGAATGCGCCCGGCCACGCGGTCGATGACGAGCCTGGCGGTGCGCTTGCGCTCGTCCGGCGTGAGCGCCGGCCCCTGTCCGAAGGTGCCGAGCACGAACAGGCCGTGCACGCCCGCCTCCACGTAGAAGTCCGTCAGCGCCAGCACCGCGTTCTCGTCCACCGCGCCGGTGTCGGTGAACGGCGTCGGCAACGGGATGTACATTCCTTTCAAACGTTCCATGGACTGCTCCTCTCGGATCGCGTGATTCTCCTGGGGGTACGCCGCTGCCGGCAAGAAGGGTCCCGGTGCGCGGCCGCCACTTGTCTCGCAGCACTCTAGACGGGGTAATAGGTCAACGGCCACGGGGTGTCAACAGAGCGGCCGGCGGTGGATGGGAGCTGCCTTGTCCTTGACCCACACCGCCACGCTCCGAAGTCGGCGGAACCACGGATAGAAGCGGCGCACGCGCTTCGGATCGGCACGGTATCGTCGTGGTGATCGTGTGCTACTATCTGCGCCTTTCCTGAGACAGGTTGAAGCTCACGATGATCCGATCGGCTTCCTTCCCCTTGGCCTTGGATCGATTCGGATCCACGCTATGGTACAGCCAGGCGGGGAAGATCAGCATTCTGCCGGCCACGGGTTTGTATCGGACCTTCGTCCAGCAGCTTCGCGGGCGCTTGGTGTCGGGGATATATTCGGCGGGACTCATCAGGTTCTGGGTGCGCGGATCGATGAACTCGATTCGACCCGCATTCGTGGGAGCCTGGACGTAGTAGACGCCGCTCCAGAGGCAGCCGGGATGGATATGGGCCCGGTTCGAGCTACCCGGTGGATTGATTATCGACCACATGGTGCCGATTTTCAGTCGATAGGATGTGTGATATCCGAGCTCGCGGCACATCAGGGTCGCGACCCCGTCGACGTGTTGCACCAAGCCCGCGAACGTGACGTCCTTGTGCAGCTTGACGTGGCTGTGCCAACTCCCCAGCTCCGGGAAGTTCGACTTGCGTACCCCTGTTGTGTCGCGTTCTCGTTCGGCGTAGATCGCCTCGATGAGGTGGGCATTCAGGTCCTCGCTGCCCGGAACATCCAGAGAAAAAATGAGCGTCGGAAAATGCTGGGTTACCTTGAGCCCGGCTTCGGACAGACCCGCCACCAAGCCGCGGTCCGCGGCTACGCGGTTCGAAGTTTCGCGCATCACCTCATTCCCCATCGTCCTGTTGCGGAACCTTGCTGATTGACATGGCAGTTGCCGGCCGACCACCGCGAGAGGAACCAAAACTCGCGATGCCCTCTCACCACCGCAGCCGGTACGCCACCCCAATGCGCCAACTGCTCGCACCGGGCTCGTGGACTGCATCCCAAGTGTGCGCCACCGTGATCGCACCTCGCCCATGACCGATCGGAGCCTCGTGAGTAACCGCGAACTCAAGCTCCCGGCCCTCGGGCACCAACGGCAGCTTCACCCTGTCGTATGCAGGAACTCCGTCCTTCAGCCCAGCAAGATGAGTGAACGTTGCGTCGCCCGATTCGGCTCGAAGAGGCTGCGAGAACGCGATCCGCGACCATGTGTCGCGACCCCGTTCTCCCCGCTCAAGACCGAAGTCCCACGCCGACAACACGTGCGGGTCGATGGATAGCATGGCGCCAGGTTCGTAGAAGACTTGCCCAAAGGCCAGTGTCGCCGAGGTTCTGAGGGTCCACGCATCATCGAGTTCGAACTTGGCGTTTCGTCCCACCCACGCCGTCACCGACCGGACTCCATGGCCGAAGGCGCCGGAAGCGCCGCTCCCCTGCCAGGAGGCCGTGTCCCCAAGGAAACCCCATCTGAGTCCGTCCGACGGCGACCCCTCCACGCCGAACTTGTGTGCGCCCAACAGCAGACGTACGCCGCGATCATCCGCCGGCCCTGCGATTGTTCCCGGAGAGAACCCAAGGTGCAATTGCCCGCCTCCCTCATCGTCCCGCCGGGAAAAGTCAGGAATCGGCGAGACCAGATTGTTCATCGGCCGGATGTATGCCACCGGCGATGACCAGAACGGTGCTCCCAGGCCATCGAGGGACGCTACCTCCACGCCCCGAGACGCCAGTCGCCGGCCAAGGTTTCCTATCGCGGGCGGCACGCTGGCCGCGGACCGCATAGCCGCTGCACTCACCGACGGGGTACCTGTCGTCGTGCTCCCCACAGGCTGTAACGCCGCATCGAGATCGAGCAGCCCGGCACCGTAGATCTCGAGCTGTGCATACCGCCCGGTATTCTCGGCCGTATCGACAACCCGCTTCACGATTTCACTAGTTCCGAGCTGCCCCCGAAAATGCTCCATAAGGAGCGCAATCGCACCGCTTACGACGGGAGCCGCAAATGAGGTTCCCTCGATTTCATGAAAGACGTGTCCCCTGCCGACATTTCCCGCCGAGTTCACCGTCCCCGGCGCCGCCAGACAGAAATGTCGTCCCCAGCGCTCTTCGTCCCAATCCGAGGGAAGCGCGCCGCAGAAATTGGTGTAGGCCGCATGGCTACCGTCGTGGTC
This window contains:
- a CDS encoding TIGR02466 family protein, which produces MRETSNRVAADRGLVAGLSEAGLKVTQHFPTLIFSLDVPGSEDLNAHLIEAIYAERERDTTGVRKSNFPELGSWHSHVKLHKDVTFAGLVQHVDGVATLMCRELGYHTSYRLKIGTMWSIINPPGSSNRAHIHPGCLWSGVYYVQAPTNAGRIEFIDPRTQNLMSPAEYIPDTKRPRSCWTKVRYKPVAGRMLIFPAWLYHSVDPNRSKAKGKEADRIIVSFNLSQERRR
- a CDS encoding dihydrodipicolinate synthase family protein; this translates as MERLKGMYIPLPTPFTDTGAVDENAVLALTDFYVEAGVHGLFVLGTFGQGPALTPDERKRTARLVIDRVAGRIPVVIHAGTADTPTTIDLAKDAKDKGADVVGVVPPYYFDHLDDEVLDHYVKVYEAIQYPMFIYNNAVNSGYRMTAPWTKRLCEEVPEACGIKMSFIPLEQQLAFVRALPATCSVFSGSATLIMPGTLWGLAGSIHPLTVAIPELLVNLWDATTTGRLEEAVELQRRVIEFTAVIGDLQRTAGRSVLRESLKLRDLPVVDFPRWPTRDLNSEQATRLKNALATARD